AcccttcaaatgacagctgattttGATTAACTTCGAAATGAATGACCCTATAcattaacatatttttcattACTGCTCTTCTTTTATATCACAATTAAAAAGggaaacgaaataaaattaagaaaagtctAAATATAAACCTCTATCAAGAATCATTCCGTGTGTACCTGAACCTTTCAATTGTATAATTTGTTCGTTGTCATCTCTGACGTTGACAGGTTTTCAAACCGTCAAACAGTTAATCTTCTGAACCCGACCCCTAGAAATAGAAAAGTCATTGAAACCAACCTTCATGCAGCAAAAATTCACACTAAAGttgttgtcaaaataaaatgttaaataaagtaCTTTTGATAATTGAAACCGGCTtcagaaaaattattaataataaaataaattaaaatctgtGTTAACGAAGTTGAAAAATGTTTCGTTCGGCCAAAAGTAAATTCGATTTAGGCGAATTAACACGAAAAATAAAGCGAACAGTTGACGGAAGTATTTCctatagaaaattatttattcttctCCTATGTTTAGCcgtgtttttttatattgtgccaCCTGTATTTAGATATCTGTTTAGCAGCAAACCCCAAGCAAAAGGTTGATTAAAATaagataataaaaacaatacaaatcgtTATCTAAACACCCTTTGTTTTGGTATCATAATCTAGATCCTCTTGTGCGATGCATGGACGACCGCTTGACACCATTCTTTATACAGAACTTGGAGTACAATGCAAATATTCGACATGTTCCCTTCTTACcggaagaaaacaattttattcctTACATTGGAAATGGTTACTTCGGGGTGGAAGTATCCAATGATGCGTCATTGAGAATCAAATCAGGACGATCGATGCAATTGCCTGTCCCTCTGTATCCCATAATCTCATTGTCTCCAACGAATGGGTTATTTAGAGAGTCCACTGTTGTAGAATATCAAAGTGGAATTGTTCATAGGTTgggttttgtttgttgtaaatatttcaaattatgtCATCAACCCTTTGTGTTTTAGATTTCAATGCTTCCAAGACTATTTCGGTTCTTACAAATACTACGCCCACAGAACGTTTCCTGAGATCTTAGTCCAAGAGATACAAATCACAAACACTCGTAATCAAATATTCGATGTTGACATGGTACTACCTCGTTCGAGTTTCCAATCACCAGTGTCCAGAGTAGTCAGCATCAAGTAAGTGACTTGTTTccgttttaaaatcttttgctttcataattttcttttgaattccaGATCAGCTCGAGACTCTTCAGCTACTGAATACGACGTGATGAGTGCATCGATTCCTTTAAAGGACAAGAATAACAATATAATTGTTGTTTCCATAGTCCACAAGAAAATATCACCTCAGTTGACACTCAAGAAACGAGGTGTCACAAAGTTAGACCTGCTCATGGCAATTCACTACACAAATCCTATTCCTAGTAATAAATTTGCTGATGTTAGAGATGAAAACGAGAAGCTAGCGATTGCTTCGATGACAATGGCTTCACAGAAAGTTGAAGCGGGAGCTGATTCTCTAGTTGCGTATAATGAATTTCGGAAGCAACACATTCGGGTTTGGAATGATTTGTGGGCGACTGGATTTTCAATTAGTACATCAAAAGCTGAAAATAGTATAAATGGCGATCGAATTAATGCCACCATTTATGCTGTATTGTCGCAGGTTCGAAGCTATGAACTTGAAGAGATTGTGTCACAGCAAAGGAAGCAGGACATAGCCAAGGCTCTGTCGTATGCTGAGGGTTGCTATGATAGTTATCATACTTTGCAGGTGTGTATCATTTCATTTGGAAATGATGATTGGCCCTTAAatcgtatttatt
This window of the Eupeodes corollae chromosome 3, idEupCoro1.1, whole genome shotgun sequence genome carries:
- the LOC129951862 gene encoding uncharacterized protein KIAA2013 homolog, coding for MFRSAKSKFDLGELTRKIKRTVDGSISYRKLFILLLCLAVFFYIVPPVFRYLFSSKPQAKDPLVRCMDDRLTPFFIQNLEYNANIRHVPFLPEENNFIPYIGNGYFGVEVSNDASLRIKSGRSMQLPVPLYPIISLSPTNGLFRESTVVEYQSGIVHRFQCFQDYFGSYKYYAHRTFPEILVQEIQITNTRNQIFDVDMVLPRSSFQSPVSRVVSIKSARDSSATEYDVMSASIPLKDKNNNIIVVSIVHKKISPQLTLKKRGVTKLDLLMAIHYTNPIPSNKFADVRDENEKLAIASMTMASQKVEAGADSLVAYNEFRKQHIRVWNDLWATGFSISTSKAENSINGDRINATIYAVLSQVRSYELEEIVSQQRKQDIAKALSYAEGCYDSYHTLQAENLWLRMDSIENLNSLVSSWMLTLEKQGCHNLIRAGASGVIQAMVLSFGSLRFSNQHLEFNIHPKFLHRDFNFRRLNYGNKTHVNVTVTVTEDNKAVINIALDRSDRSYYACDAGCLDEPVLLGQSRKQFPVKLTEPITAILYITADKQHMEELHKAIHVKEVAEAPAHEHHVIALHKHGHHLGGLPTLFWVSICAIIVVFHIFLCKLIIKEYCEPSDKLRYRYNKP